CGTGGTCGCGGGGACGCTGCCCCAGGTCTCCTGGGTCGTCGCCAACCAGGGCAACTCGGAGCACCCCTACGCCACCCCCGGCGCGGGCGCGTACTTCATCGACGAGGTCATCCAGGCGCTCAACGCCGACCCCGAGGTCTTCAACCAGACCGTCCTGTTCCTCAACTACGACGAGAACGACGGCTTCTTCGACCACGTGCCGCCGCCGGTCGCCCCGGCCGGCACCGCCGGGGAGTTCTACGACGGCACCAACATCGGCCTGGGCTTCCGGGTGCCGATGACCGTGATCTCGCCCTGGAGCCGCGGCGGCTGGGTCAACTCCGAGGTCTTCGACCACACCTCCGTGCTGCAGTTCCTGGAGGTCTGGACCGAGGCCATCGGCAAGCCCGCCGTCTGCGACAACATCACCGCCTGGCGCCGCCAGGTCTGCGGCGACCTCACCAGCACCTTCGACTTCACCAAGCCGGTCTGGGGCCTGCCGGCCCTCCCCGCCACCACCAACGGCCCGACGCTGGCCGAGTGCGGCCCGCTGTCCAACCCGGCGCCGGTCAGCAACGCGATGCCGGCCCAGGAGCCCGGCGCGCGTCCGGCCCGCGCGCTGCCCTACCAGCCCGCCGCCAACCTGACCCACTTCACCGGCGGCGCCGGCGGCAGCGAGCAGGTGTGGATCGAGATGCTCAACCAGGGCGCGGAGGCGACCAAGGCCGCCCACTTCGCGATCTACGCCAACGAGTACCGCACCGGCGGACCGTGGCAGTACACGGTCGGCGCGGGCGGCACCGACAGCGACTTCTTCAACTGCGGCACCGGCTACGGCAACGGCCTGTACGACCTGACCGTCACCGGCCCGAACCGCTTCCTGCGCCGCTTCCAGGGCAACGCCGGCACGGCCGGCGCCGCCCTGGGCGTGACCGTGACCTACGCCACCACCGGCGCGCCCCGGCTGAACGTCCAGCTCGCCAACGGCGGCGCCGAGGCCGCGGCCTTCACCGTCACGCACAACCGCTACAAGTTCGAGAAGCCGCAGACCGTCACCGTCGCGCCCGGGAAGTCGCACAGCGCGCACATCGAGGTCTCCGGCGACAACCACGGCTGGTACGACTTCACCGTCACCAGCTCGCTGGACGCGGCCTGGTCGCAGCGCTTCACCGGCCACGTCGAGAACGGCCGGGACAGCATCAGCGGCTGAGCCGGGCCCGCCCCACCACCCGTCGGCGCCGGCAGCGGCGCGGGAGCTGTCCGCTCCCCAGCCGCTGCCGGCGCCGCTGCCGTCCCCGACGGGTTTCGGCGGACCGGGCAGCAGGCGGTCGATACTCGGTGCGGGCGATAGGCGGGTGTGCGAACGTGGATGCCTGGGGCGGGCCCCGGCAAGGGGTCGGCCGTATTCCGTAGGAGGACGACCGTGACGAGTACGGACCTACTGGTGGACGCCTTCGGCCGGATCGACGAGCTGGTGGCCGAGGTGCTCGACGGCATCGGCCCGGAACTTCTGCAGCGCCCGGCCGAGGACGCCAACCCGATCGGCTGGCTGGTGTGGCACCTCACCCGGATCCAGGACGACCATGTCGCCGGGGTCGCGGACCGGCCCCAGGTATGGCTCAAGGACGGCTGGTACGAGCGCTTCGGCCTGCCCTACCCGCCGGAGGCCCACGGCTTCGGCCAGACCACCGCCGAGGTCGGGCAGTTCCAGGACGTGACCGCCGAGCAACTGCTGGGCTACCACCGGGCGGTGTACGCGCAGACGCTCGACTTCCTGGAGGGCCTGAAGGAGGAGGACCTGGGCCGGGTCGTCGACCGTTCCTACCGGCCCCCGGTGACCGTGGCCGTCCGGCTGGTCAGCGTCGTCGCGGACGACCTCCAGCACCTCGGCCAGGCCGCTTACGTGCGCGGGCTGCTGCGCGGCTGACCCGGGACCGGGCCGGCCGACACCGGCCCGGTCGCCACGCAGCCGCTTAGAAGGCCGAGTTCGCGAACCACCGGGCCGTCAGCTCGGCGTCGCCGAAGGCCTCGACGCCCTCCGCCGCGAGGTCCAGCCGCCCGTAGAGGAGCAGCAGCAGGTCCGCGGCGCTGCCCCGGACGGTCGCGTCGGCGGTCGCCGTCGCGTCCGGGTCGAGGCCGAAGCCGTCGGGGCGCAGGCGGACCAGCCAGTCCCGGTCCGCGTCGGTGCAGCCGAAGCGGATGGTCTGCTCGCCGCCCGAGCTGCGCAGTCGCGCGGTGCCCGGGGCGAAGAAGGCGGCGAAGGGCAGGTTGACCAGGAACTCGTCCACGCCGTCCGCCGCGAGGTCGCGGTCGACGACCGGCCGCAGGCCCAGCGCCAGCTCCGCGTCGACGCGGTGCAGCAACGTCTCGAAGAGCATCCGGCGCACCCAGAACCTGGTGTGCTGGTCCGCGCCCCAGGCCCACATCGGGTCGTCCAGGTCGGGGGCCGCCGCGAACGCCTCCTCGGCCACGGCCGCGCTCGCGCTCAGCCACTGCGGGTAGTCGGCCTCCCGCTCCGGCAGCTGCAGGTCGACGTCGCGGCCGGCCGGCGGCGCCTGGACCCGCTGACGCAGCAGGACGGCGAACCAGCGCTGGACGCTGCCCGCGTGCCTGGCCAGGTCGGCGAGCGTCCAGCCGGGGCAGGACGGCACCGGGAGGGCCAGGTCGGCGCCGGTGAGGACGCCGACGAAGCGGGCGGTCTGGGCCGCGACGGCCGCGCGGTGGCCGACCTGGGCCGATGAGTTCATGGGGTGGAGCCTTCCTGGGCATGCTGCCGCCGTCGAGTGAGCGGCGGACACACAGGGGAGCCTATTCCAGCGCCGTCCCGTCCACGGGGCCGCCGACCGGGTGATCTCCCGGAGGATCAGCCCCAGGGGCAGGACCACCGCGATCCCGGTGACCGAGCACCGCCCCGAGCCCGATCAGCAGCCCGGCGAACGGCAGCCGGCGTCCGCGAGCAGGAGGGCGGGGAGGCTCACGCGAGTTCCCCGTTCTCGGCCCGGAGCAGTGCCGCGGCCTGCTCGACGAGGGTCTCCGGGGCGGCCCCGACATCCAGGACGACACCGTTCTCGTCGGCGCCGAGTGGTTCGAGGATCGCGAGCTGCGAGCGGAGCATCCCGGCCTTCATGAAGTGCCCGGTGCGCTGCGCGAGCCGCTCCTCGACCAGCGTGTCGCTGCCGGTCAGGTGCACGAAGACCACGTCCGGGCAGTCGGCGCGGAGCAGGTCGCGATAGCTGCGCTTGAGCGCGGAGCAGGTGACGACGCCGCCGGCGCCCTCGGCGCGCCTGGCTCCGAGCCAGCCGCCGAGGGCGCGCAGCCAGGGCTCGCGGTCGGCGTCGTCCAGGGGGATCCCGGCCGCCATCTTGTCGACATTGCCCTGCGGGTGGAAGTCGTCCGCCTCCGCGTAGGGCAGGCCCAGCCGTTCCGCCAGGGCCGCGGCGACGGTGGTCTTGCCGACTCCGGCGACGCCCATCACCACGATCGACGGCCGCTGGTTCTCGACGTTGAGGGCCATGGGTGCTGCTCCGTTCTGCTGTCCGGTCGTCGACAACTATCGGTCAAAGGTATGACCTATTCAAGGCAAGTAGGCTCAATCATCATATGTATCGGGAGTGTGGCTGCTCACAGCGACGGCCCCTAACCTGGACCCCATGGAATTCCAGGGCCTGTCCGGCCGCCTCCTCGACGATCTGGGACCCGCCATCGCCGCCGGGGAACTGCCGGAGGGGACGGTCGTGCGGATCGAGGAGCTGGAGGTCCGCTACCGGGTCTCACGCACCGTGGTCCGCGACGCGGTCCGGGTCCTGGAGTCGATGCGGATGGTCGCCTCGCGCCGCCGCGTCGGCGTCACCGTGCGCGCCAAGTCCGAGTGGGACGTGTTCAACCCCGCGGTGATCGCCTGGCGGCTGGCCGGCGCGGACCGGGCGGCCCAGCTGCGCTCGCTCGGCTCCCTGCGCGCGGCCGTCGAGCCCGCCGCCGCCGCGCTGGCCGCCACCCACGCCAGCCCCGAGCAGTGCCGGGCGCTGGTGGTCCTGGCCACCGACATGACCATGGCCGGCCGGGACGGTGACCTGGAGGCGTTCCTGCGCCACGACGCGCACTTCCACGCCACCGTCCTGCAGGCCTCGGCCAACGAGATGTTCGCCCACCTGAGCGCCACGGTGGAGGCGGTGCTGCGGGGCCGCACCGAGCACCGGCTGATGCCGCACCGCCCCCGCGAGTACGCGGTGCAGCTCCACCGGGAGGTGGCCGAGGCGGTCTGCGCCCACGACGGCGAGCGGGCCGAACGGGCGATGCGGGCCGTCGTCACCGGCGCGCAGCAGGAGTTGGAGGACGTCCTCTAGCACTCGCGCAGCGGGCGGCGGCCCGACGGGCCGCGGGCATCGGTCGGACCGGGGCCGCCGCCCCGGCGGCCCCGGCGGTCGGTCAGTGCTCGCGCAGCCAGACGGCGCGGACCGGGGCCAGGTGGTCCGGGTCGGTGCGGGGCGGGGTGTCCCAGACCCGGGTGGCGCGGTCGGCG
The Streptacidiphilus albus JL83 genome window above contains:
- a CDS encoding phosphocholine-specific phospholipase C — protein: MASTPQPPAGQPSDAASDPASASALGRRRFLSFAAGAAAVGAGAAAVSVAAAPRADAATTAGQSAAKKPSTGVPPQRSLTHTIKDAKHIVILMQENRSFDHYYGTLKGVRGFGDQATILLSGGNSVFNQPNGGTRQYPWAFDATKPASGATAEELSQCNGDLSHSWSDQHAAWNNGRMDSWVAAKGSSRALGYLQRTDIPFHFALADNWTICDAYHCSILSATGPNRTYLWSGMIDPAGTAGGPAYNGGDESGLKWETYAEALQAAGVSWKVYQKADDNFGDNGLAYFSQFASAPAGSPLATRGMGSVPTADGVTPDDIAAAIRADVVAGTLPQVSWVVANQGNSEHPYATPGAGAYFIDEVIQALNADPEVFNQTVLFLNYDENDGFFDHVPPPVAPAGTAGEFYDGTNIGLGFRVPMTVISPWSRGGWVNSEVFDHTSVLQFLEVWTEAIGKPAVCDNITAWRRQVCGDLTSTFDFTKPVWGLPALPATTNGPTLAECGPLSNPAPVSNAMPAQEPGARPARALPYQPAANLTHFTGGAGGSEQVWIEMLNQGAEATKAAHFAIYANEYRTGGPWQYTVGAGGTDSDFFNCGTGYGNGLYDLTVTGPNRFLRRFQGNAGTAGAALGVTVTYATTGAPRLNVQLANGGAEAAAFTVTHNRYKFEKPQTVTVAPGKSHSAHIEVSGDNHGWYDFTVTSSLDAAWSQRFTGHVENGRDSISG
- a CDS encoding FadR/GntR family transcriptional regulator, yielding MEFQGLSGRLLDDLGPAIAAGELPEGTVVRIEELEVRYRVSRTVVRDAVRVLESMRMVASRRRVGVTVRAKSEWDVFNPAVIAWRLAGADRAAQLRSLGSLRAAVEPAAAALAATHASPEQCRALVVLATDMTMAGRDGDLEAFLRHDAHFHATVLQASANEMFAHLSATVEAVLRGRTEHRLMPHRPREYAVQLHREVAEAVCAHDGERAERAMRAVVTGAQQELEDVL
- a CDS encoding mycothiol transferase translates to MTSTDLLVDAFGRIDELVAEVLDGIGPELLQRPAEDANPIGWLVWHLTRIQDDHVAGVADRPQVWLKDGWYERFGLPYPPEAHGFGQTTAEVGQFQDVTAEQLLGYHRAVYAQTLDFLEGLKEEDLGRVVDRSYRPPVTVAVRLVSVVADDLQHLGQAAYVRGLLRG
- a CDS encoding gluconokinase — its product is MALNVENQRPSIVVMGVAGVGKTTVAAALAERLGLPYAEADDFHPQGNVDKMAAGIPLDDADREPWLRALGGWLGARRAEGAGGVVTCSALKRSYRDLLRADCPDVVFVHLTGSDTLVEERLAQRTGHFMKAGMLRSQLAILEPLGADENGVVLDVGAAPETLVEQAAALLRAENGELA
- a CDS encoding maleylpyruvate isomerase family mycothiol-dependent enzyme; its protein translation is MNSSAQVGHRAAVAAQTARFVGVLTGADLALPVPSCPGWTLADLARHAGSVQRWFAVLLRQRVQAPPAGRDVDLQLPEREADYPQWLSASAAVAEEAFAAAPDLDDPMWAWGADQHTRFWVRRMLFETLLHRVDAELALGLRPVVDRDLAADGVDEFLVNLPFAAFFAPGTARLRSSGGEQTIRFGCTDADRDWLVRLRPDGFGLDPDATATADATVRGSAADLLLLLYGRLDLAAEGVEAFGDAELTARWFANSAF